The following coding sequences are from one Triticum dicoccoides isolate Atlit2015 ecotype Zavitan chromosome 4A, WEW_v2.0, whole genome shotgun sequence window:
- the LOC119283396 gene encoding uncharacterized protein LOC119283396 — protein MAARGASAAELSLSLSGAAAARGVHAPPDSHLLALPRSPSPPLVPVLPPHVAARERSSLRPFPLPSPPGEPPSPEATTATLSDTRGSLRLAPSLRSLSNIGDLERRASPRHHRRGQLRRPQRSRQADVKPRASPSRSSWCPRLCSREDEYDRCFDLRCAKPLGLASIWLRRDHRCNVDSSAPEYLKFVYTRLPSTSMHGYRQVPRGYENNYCRRACCQVPRHRISFFLNMYDYNVNEYHDDPRRARIRQVSLPPTSTTTVAKTRPSRPGPTSTPTSCVQLPSTVDSSSSYPKRTCTTTSTTVARMPTSAMNLIRSDNARSERYNRRDDRP, from the exons CACGCGCCGCCCGACTCCCATCTCCTCGCTCTcccccgatccccatctccccccCTCGTTCCCGTGCTGCCGCCACATGTTgctgccagggagaggagctccctgcgTCCGTTTCCTTTGCCGTCTCCACCGGGAGAACCCCCCTCGCCGGAGGCCACTACCGCGACCCTGTCGGACACCAGAGGCTCCCTCCGTTTGGCTCCTTCGCTACGGTCTCTGTCGAACATCGGCGACCTCGAGCGCCGTGCCTCCCCGCGCCACCACCGGAGGGGACAACTCCGGCGGCCCCAGCGCTCGCGCCAAGCTGATGTCAAGCCCCGCGCATCGCCATCCAG GTCTTCATGGTGCCCTCGTCTCTGCTCGCGGGAGGATGAGTACGACCGCTGCTTCGATCTGCGATGCGCGAAACCCCTAGGCCTTGCTTCAATCTGGTTACGTCGAGACCACCGTTGCAACGTTGATTCCTCTGCCCCGGAGTACCTCAAGTTCGTCTACACAAGACTGCCAAGTACCTCTATGCACggatatcgccaagtaccacgaggaTACGAGAACAACTATTGTCGACGGGCATGTTGCCAAGTTCCACGACACCGCATAAGTTTCTTCTTGAACATGTATGACTACAACGTGAACGAGTACCATGACGATCCTCGAAGAGCTCGGATTCGTCAAGTTTCACTACCGCCGACTAGTACGACTACCGTCGCAAAAACAAGACCGTCCAgacccggaccgacaagtaccccaacatcatgtgtacaactaccgtcgaccgtGGATTCATCAAGTTCATATCCgaaacgaacatgtaccactacttccactaccgtcgcgagaatgcCTACTTCCGCTATGAACTTGATCCGTTCTGATAATGCACGCTccgaaaggtataaccgccgagacgaccgcccgtga